In one Brassica oleracea var. oleracea cultivar TO1000 chromosome C9, BOL, whole genome shotgun sequence genomic region, the following are encoded:
- the LOC106315703 gene encoding proteasome subunit beta type-4, with the protein MTFTIPIDNGDALKNAETDSQRTLYPYVTGTSIVAIKYKDGVLMASDMGGSYGSTLRYKNIERVKAIGKHSLLGASGEISDFQEILRYLDELVLNDNMWDDGNSLGPKEVHNYLTRVMYNRRNKFNPLWNTLVLGGVKNGQSYLGMVSMIGVSFEDNHVATGFGNHLARPILRDEWHADLSFEDGVKLLEKCMRVLLYRDRSAINKLQISKITEEGVTVSQPYSLKTFWEFQAFHNPTAGAQGSW; encoded by the exons ATGACT TTTACTATTCCGATTGATAACGGAGATGCCTTGAAGAACGCAGAAACTGATTCACAAAGAACACT GTACCCGTATGTGACTGGGACTTCGATTGTCGCAATCAAGTACAAAGATGGGGTTCTAATGGCTTCCGACATGGGAG GTTCATATGGATCAACATTAAGATACAAGAACATTGAGAGAGTGAAGGCTATTGGTAAGCATTCTCTTCTCGGTGCCAGCGGAGAAATCAGCGACTTTCAGGAGATTCTTCGTTATCTTGATGAGCTCGT GTTGAATGATAACATGTGGGATGATGGTAACTCCTTGGGACCAAAAGAGGTTCACAACTATCTGACTCGTGTCATGTACAACCGTCGCAACAAGTTTAACCCTCTCTGGAACACTCTCGTCCTTGGTGGCGTCAAAAATGGCCAAAGTTACCTTGGCATG GTGTCAATGATTGGTGTAAGTTTCGAGGACAATCATGTTGCCACTGGATTTGGGAACCACCTAGCTAGGCCAATTCTTCGTGATGAGTGGCATGCGGACCTGAGCTTCGAAGATGGTGTCAAGCTCCTTGAGAAATGTATGCGTGTGCTTCTTTACCGTGACAGATCTGCTATTAACAAGCTTCAG ATATCGAAGATCACGGAGGAAGGGGTGACTGTCTCTCAGCCCTACTCATTGAAGACGTTTTGGGAGTTCCAGGCTTTCCACAACCCAACTGCTGGTGCTCAAGGCTCTTGGTAA